The nucleotide window GGTCGAGTTGGATGTTCATTCATTGAATAACAAGAGTTTGGTTTAGGACGTTGGTCATTTTcgttaatatttatattagggTATTTTTAgtgcattttaaatattttgaagcTACTTTTTGTGCTTATTATCATAAAACAATGgtatttttgttattgattaATTCGAGGATTTTTTAATggtttattctttaaaaaattaaacaaactactaaaattactttaatttttgaacATGTCAACAAAAgtaatctattttttataacgagaaaaatatactcaaaatattttaaaatataacaaaaataatgaaaaaaatattattttgagtgATAATTAGAAGTCctgatttatctttttaattatacttCTAATACTTAAAGAATAAGGTTCTACAACCAAGTAAATACTTAACCAAGTCTAACCAAATTATTATCAAGAGTTCTAAATTCACGTTTGCTGCATCATCCATGTTGCTActgcattttcttcttcttcttcaccctaTTGTTgttgctacttcttcttcttatcctccctttttctcatctttctcttttttgagATGGTATTAGGATAGTAATTCTCAATAACTTGTAcctaataaaaatttgttaggagagtaatttaatttttgataattttttcgAATAACTATGAggcttttaaataaaaaaatatctttttgatttttgatattTAACTTTGTGAAATtagttagttttttttgttattgatttcTCTTTAAAATATACTTATGTGATacgttaattattaataattttaattaatttttaataaataaattaataaattgatatgtcatataaataaaaaaaatattattaaaaaattaattaatctcataaaaataaatatcaaagaCCAAAAATAATAGTTTTTTGTTCAGCAACTCGGTATCCGTTTGAGGTTTTTTctctttagtttgagttttagaGCATTTCTGTTAGTTTAACACTTTAACCTCTTTTGTTAGAAAAACCCTGATGACAAGTGACAACTAACCCTACCCTCGTCAGTCTCAGCCTCGTCACTCCTCGCCGTCGCCGTCGCCGTCTACCACTGCTCGCCTCTGCTTCGCCGCTGTTCTGCTCTGCTCGTGCTTCTTTGTCACCGCAGGtaaactctttttcttttttctctaattgattttttttaattagttgatCCAGGCATTTAATTGCTGATAGATGATACATGATAGTTAATTTAAGCATTTAGCAAGTTGTTTTACCAGATTTCTGATTGCTGATAGGTCTTCTATTCTAAAATAGTCTAATCCTATACTTGGTAATTCTAACTTACTTGAATTCTGGGGTGTGCTCAGCTTGCTTGAAAAATAGATAtgatatgattttaatttgttgaagTTCGAAGTGTTTATCATTTCCTTACTCCTGATTTTAGCTACAATAGTAAATACTGAATAGGTTATTGAATTTAGAATGCCAAGTAAGGTTGTGTCCTTATTTGTGATCTATTGTGGTGTCTTTTacctaaattatatatattattttattagaatccGGCTTTAGGTTGATTCACTCGGTTGGACCAATGAACCTTTAGCTTGACATCCAGTTTTTGGAACCTATTCTTCAGTAGTTCTAAGTTTGAACTGTGTTATAACTTcctgttattttttctttcaaagatGAGCGAGCTTCTCTTTGATGATGTTTTCAAGGTAGAGAACATAGACCCTGACGGTAAAAAGTATGACAAAGGTAGTCCTCTTCTTTCCTTCCTTTTTGTATATCATAAACTTACATTCAATCACTTGTTTGTAGCACAAGTGCACAACACCATGGTTGTTTATTATAGCATCATCTATCATTATTGTGGCTTTCTTAGttgatttttcataattttggGGTCTGATTGCTTTGACTTGGATATTTGGGATTTATTTATGAAGGTTTAAGTTCTTCACTTTATGTGCCGGTATCAGATTATCAGCTGAGTAAAATTGTTGGTAAAAAAATTGTaggtttaaaataatttgttggcTGAACTTACCCAAAAGATGTTAGGTGAAACCTCTCATGGATACAAGTCACATTACATAATAATTCTATTCTTAAATGTCGTTTTACATGTGTTGTGTTTGTGTTTATGATCTTTGTTGAATTGTATTTTAGGAGATATGTTATTTGTACTTATTTTTGCCTTGTACTCTAAGCCAACATCCACACATTACTTTTATATCATTAGATGGAATGCGGAACCTATGTGGGATGTGCTCCATGCTCGATCTAATGGTGGAGGCATGTGTATTGAATTCCCTAAAGTTTTTAGTATCATTTGTGTAATTTAGTTGGTCTGAGCTTTGCAGTTTCATTTTCTCTTGCTGTTGTCTTGTATTGTAGTTTCTCGGATTGTAGCACAGAGTGAGAAGCGTGACATGCACATGCTTTTAGATGTGAATACAGAGATCTATCCAATGAACAAAAATGAAAGATTCTTGATGGCTCTGTCTCCTTCTCTTGTTTTAAACACCAAGGTAGGCTTTGTCTCCTCCTCTTGTTTTAAATACCAAGGTAGGCTTCGATCTCTTCTCACTTTATGGTTCTCTATTTTTTGCTTTACAGACAATATAAGCACAACTTTGTTATTTACTTAATAATTCATCAAGTTCTCAGTCTTTCACACAATGAAACTTTGTCGTAAGTTGAGCCTAAAGAAAACAGACTTGCGGTTGAACATAATCTATGGAGCTTTCTTCAGTTGGTGCTAGCTATCATGTCTTTATCTTGGTATTGGTGTTATTGGATTTGTAAATTAGATTAAATAACTCTTTCTGaaagtttgttttttttttttttcattgtgtgGTTAGCACCATGGCCTTAGATGCCTAACTAAGGTAATTCAAATAGTTAAATTGAAAACATCAGAACCACGAGATATTTGTCCAGTTCTCTTCTATTTGTCTTGGTAACTTCTTGTTAGCAatatattgattattgattcaAGGATGTATCTAGTAAACTCTTTTGGTGGTATAGATGAAAgcctaaaaagaaaaagacattcGCCTTCTGCCTTCCATATTTCTTCTGCATGATTCGGGGAAAGAAAATCAGAACTGCTCCGTTGAAGGGGAGATTAATCATGGAACCACTGTGATCTAATCTTCATGGTTATTGAAGGATTTTATGGTCCATTAATTTATGGAGCGATAGAAAAATGGAATATAGCTTGATCCAGTATTGTTAACAATAGTCATATATCAAAATCATCTTTATTCTTTTGCAAAAATGAGTGACTAAGTAATTGGTTCTCGGTAGAGTGACTTTCATTTGTCTTGAAAGTATCTAATTTTGCCTTTCCATTCAATTGATTTTTTCTCAAGGATGGTCCAGTGCCAATTCAAGACAAGTTTGAGTACATCATGCATGGAAGGCTGTATAACATTACCAATGATGGAAGTTCAGAGGCAGACCTTGAAGTGTATGCAAATTTTCACTTACATTTTTACTTCTTGTGCCTTCTTGTCCCCATGTAAATATTGCATAGTGTTAACTCAAATTGAGTTCTATTGTCAAAGTTGAGCTTCTGCACTAGTAATTTATACATATGCTAGTATACTATTGTTTTGCTAAATATTTCAATAAACTATATGAGAATATAAGGGTATGCTTGTGAGTTTCAATTTCGGGGGAAAAGGAACTGAAGGGAAGGGTCTGAAATGTAAAATggattaaggtttagggtttagggtattggtgttaaattgtttttctttaaatttcaaacttttgttgttgttgttgagttTCTTTTTGGAATCTTTTGAACTCAGTGGCCTTTTCCTTTTAGTTGGTTGGATCTAACTGATTTGCTTTTGACTTAATTCAGGGAGGTATATGCTTCTTTTGGTGGGCTGCAGATGATGCTAACAGGTCATGCTTCACATTGCGTCAAGTTTGCAGTTGATCAGAAATTGTTTATACTAATCAGGAAGATTGAAAGTTGAAACTCGTGATGAATTTGATCAGGGATGAAAAGATACAATTTTGTTGCGGTTTTTCTCGTAGGAATTTATTTCAAAGGAATAGTTAGAGGTTGGGTTTTGTAACTTTTGTGCTTGGAATGTTTTATCTCTAAGTGATTTTGAGTTGCTTCAAAAGCAAATTTATTTTGAAGTTCTTGAGGTTTTTATCGAATCTATTATATCTAATGGAAGTACGAGAAGGGTTGGTGACCTGGAGTATAACTTTCTtgcttaaaatattttttactatatataattaatatattttttatttctaatacttGAATTCAAAACCTCATTTGTGAGATAGATTGTGTGAAAGTGTTTAATTTTGTTACTAATCACCAAGATAATTTTGGATTTATTGATCCGTCGGTACTCAAAATAAGGATAACATGCATTGGAATTGGCATGTTTCGTTTGATTATGATTGATGCAAACAGTGATAGATGCCATGGTAAAGATGGCAATAAGGTTACAACTTCATTAAGTGGAGTTTTTCTCTTTGGGAAGAGTTTAAGAGTAATTTTAAACAGGATTGTCTCTCTATTTaacaagtttttttatttttcttattttttctgttcATTTAAGTCACAAGAAAACCTCATAATCAGATTATAAATTAGATTTAAATTTGTCCCTataatgatttaattttatatataaaatgttatttaataaaagaatcttaaaaattaatcttaaatctaaataattgtaaatatattaTACATTTTAGTGTTTGAAAAATTCATTGCTTAATACATATGTTTAATAAACTTATATATTATTGTGCAAgaataaaatgcaaatataaatataatgtttcaataattaaaaataacatccgttttttcataaattatgatattatgtattttctaattattatagctaaataatattgaaaatataaattgttaaaaacaaaagtgatatataagtgacaaataataactaattgataaacataaatacatcaaaaataaaaaaagaaaacttaaaaacatTTATAAGAATATTATATGTTATAGTATTTTAGAAATTTATCACTCAATATATAGTAAATAAATTGTTTAGCAAATTACAATAAAAAGTTATAGCCAtgaactaaatttttaaatagttgTGCAAAATATTTGTACagataaaagagaaaaagtgaGAGACATAAGATTATATTAGAGGAGATAAATAAGATGTGTGAAACGAATGTTGATATATATAGTAAATATGAATagaagtgaaaataaaaaaggagaatgaataagattttatttatatttattaaagaaaaataatattattactaaAGACATAGAATAAcctacataaaaataaagaataaaagataTTAACAGGTAAAACTAAACACtacataagaaaaataaaaagtaatatgatgatagaaaaaattataaaatggcaattttgttaaaatatttatgtaataATATTAGAAGTTGCCTAATATGTTAAGAGTTTATTGTATAAATGAAATATGGACACATTTCGGACACCACACTCGTTCGATATGCGTGTTTTTTATGTCCAAAACGTGtcttaataaaagataaaaaaaattttctagcACATTTAGACACACCTAAATGTCATCATATCAGACTTATTCTTAACTTTTaagtacttttactttttaaataataataaatagtattttttattttataaatatatattatttaaaataggtaaaatatactttttgtttctaaagtttggtaaaatttttaaaaatatttttaagttttattttatttcaattttgttccataaattttttatttgcatcaaatataccttctacggctaaattttcaaaaaatttaagaccaatgtaataataatatataaagacTATACTTAATTTGCTTGTGCTGAGaattgtttttatgaaattattattaaattagtcttaaattttttaaaaaattgacggtcaaaaaatacaaatcaaaatttttttgagataaaactaaaataaaataaaataattttttttttaatttttgtcaaatttgaggacaaaaaaatatactttaccggTTGAAAACTAAACATTTTAATCGTAAGAAGatcaaaaagcaaaagaaccGAACCTAAGTAGCCCTCATCAAGAAAATTCTTGAATCGGAGAGCTGAGGAAACTGCGACAGCTTCAAGAGGAGAGACTTGCTTATTATAAAAAACCAGATCATTTCTAGCAATTCAAATTCTCCATTGAAGGAAGCTACAGAAACAAGACTGTGTTCATCCGTTGCTGCTTCCAACCACAATGGTTTGTTCCCTTCTTTTCTGTTCCTTTTTCTAAAGcaatttagtgttttttttgtttgtttatactTTGAACACAGCACTAAGATGACAAATTTAggtttttcctttttcaattgGTTGCAGGCTACCCTTGCCGATTCTTTTCTTGCTGACCTCGATGAACTCTCTGATAACGAGGCTGAAATTCCGGTGAATACAATATTCTATTTCTTATATATctgaaataattttctttttatttttaaaatttaaggatTGATGAACTATGTGGTGCCTCTTCTTTCAGGAGGATAATGAGGTCGATGCAGGAGATATGGAAGAAGATATCGATGGGGACCTGGCTGACCTAGAGAATCTCAACTATGATGACTTGGATAGTGTTTCCAAGTTGCAGAAAACCCAGAGATACATTGATATTATGCAGGTTAGTTTGTATTCAATAGTTTCTGATATTATGCAGGTTAGTTTGTATTCAATAGTTTCTGTTATTCTGCAGTTGGCGACTTGCCAGAATTGGGATATACGTTGCTATCTTTATATAGTTGACATTGAATTCTTGATGCTTCTAAGCTTTTTGCTAATTGCAGCTGAAGCTATTGACTTCATACTCCCCCCACCCCCCAATATTGTTGTTTTTTCCCTCTCCGTTTTGGCCTCCTATCCTTCCGTGCCTATTACTTTACACCATCATCTTAGTTTTTCCCCTTGATTAAGTATATAAGGGTTGTAACTAGGGTTAACATTATTGCAGAAAGTGGAAGAAGCCCTTCAAAAGGGTACAGATGTGTCAATTCAAGGAGTAGATCTAGAAGATGATCCTGAATACCAATTGATTGTTGAATGCAATGCCCTGTCGGTTGACATTGAGAATGAAATTGTGATTATCCACAATTTTATTCGTGATAAGTATCGCTTGAAATTTCCAGAGCTTGAGTCACTGGTTCATCACCCAATTGACTATGCTCGTGTTGTTAAGAAGATAGGAAATGAAATGGATCTTACTCTTGTTGATCTAGAAGGGCTGTTGCCTTCCGCAATTATCATGGTTGTCTCAGTTACAGCATCAACTACAACTGGCAAGCCTCTACCAGAAGATGTCCTCAGTAAGACAATTGAAGCATGTGATCGAGCTCTTGCTCTTGATTCAGCAAAGAAAAAAGTTCTTGACTTTGTCGAGAGTAGAATGGGGTATATTGCACCTAATCTTTCTACTATAGTTGGGAGTGCTGTTGCAGCTAAACTCATGGGGACAGCTGGTGGTCTAGTAGCTCTAGCAAAGATGCCTGCCTGCAACGTTCAGCTTCTAGGTGCCAAGAAAAAGAATCTTGCTGGGTTTTCCACTGCAACATCTCAGTTTCGCATAGGATACATTGAGCAAACAGAAATATTTCAGACTACTCCTCCTCCTCTTAGGATGCGAGCGTGCCGACTCCTGGCTGCAAAGTCTACACTTGCAGCACGAGTAGATTCAATCCGTGGGGACCCATCTGGGAAAACTGGGAGGCTTTTCAAGGACGAGATCcacaaaaaaattgagaagTGGCAGGAGCCCCCTCCTGCCAAGCAACCCAAACCACTTCCTGTTCCTGATTCCGAGCCTAAAAAGAAGAGAGGTGGTCGCCGCCTTAGGAAGATGAAAGAAAGGTTATCATAGTTATAAACTTGCCTATACTGAATTTTCAGGTTgctatgttttaattttttttcccttttatgtTGGATTCATGACCATACAATTCTTATGACAGGTATGCAGTAACAGACATGAGAAAGTTGGCCAACAGGATGCAGTTTGGTGTTCCTGAAGAGAGTTCTTTAggtaattttaacaaaattttacatACACAGACAGCACAGTAATCCCGATATGATGTTTTTGCAATGCAGTATATTTgttatttgatgaatatgtCTGTCTATTATGCTGTATAATGTTTTTATAGTGATTGAACAGAGAGAATAAAAAGAGAATTAACCCAGGTTTAATTCCAAGTATAGTAAAAGCTTGAAATGAATACTGCTCTAGCCAAATAGCCCAGGGAATGTGACAAGAGccataattagttaattactaaCCCAACCTTAACCAATTAAGCATAATTACCATATACATGTATATATGTAGTGAATTCTATGATGGCTATTATTATGGCGGTTGTGGTGGAAATTTTGGCAACACTTAATTCTATGATGGCTTATTAAGGTTGTATTTTTTACCATTTGGCAAcacttctaattttaaaataaagaaaaaggtaaATGTCATGATCAAATTAAAAAGTGTTGCCAAATAGTAAAAAagtgtaatttaattttagcTACACTTTTTAAGagtagttaaattttttatagccACCATATCCACCATAATACTATGGTGAAGAGGCCTTTTGGGTGACTAGAATGCAGAGAGGTGATTTTGTGGTGCAGAATCTGCCACATTGCTATTTTTAATGGTAACACTTTTTAAGCTACAATTATTAGAAGTGTTacctatatatacatatatagtacAGAATGTAGTATAGAAGTCTCTGGAAATTTAGTATTGTCTGTTTATTTTGTTCTCCAAGTATTTTGACGTTTTAAAAATGATTTGTTGCTTTTGCATTATAGGGGATGGTCTAGGTGAGGGTTACGGAATGCTTGGTCAGGCTGGCAGTGGCAAGCTTCGTGTGTCAGTTGGGCCTAGCAAACTTGCTGCAAAAGTTGCTAAGAGGTTAGCCCTGATAGATCCTTCAATTTTATGCATGTAGTTATGTTTTAGTTATTTGATTGCTTTTTGTCACTAGACACTGGATCATCATTCTATTTATTTGACTGATCAACTATGTTTCTGAtggactttttttttatttattagattcAAGGAAAAGAATTATGGCAGCAGTGGTGCTACATCTGGTTTGACCTCAAGTTTGGCCTTTACACCAGTTCAGGTTAgtgatttagaaaaatatagagGTAAACTTATTGCATGAGACAAGTATTTCTAATCTCCTTAAGATATCAAAACAAAACATTTTGGGGTCAATTGGTTTGATCATtttcatttctattttcaataaaaatgaaaataaagcatgaaaatatgattggttacatattttaaaaatattttgaaaaatggaacaCAACTGAAAATGgcattttcttgtttctggaaTTTTCTGTTATAAGAGTTGAAAATGTTTTCAACTCGAAAGGAGGTGATTTCATTCTTTCAATGATCATGTGCACTGTTTGAACTTTCATTACTGCATAGGTGttcctttttttcatttttttaatcccTCTGTACTACGTTCTCTATTCTCTCATAAAATGTCAaatccctctttttttttcatcaggCATATTTTCAACCTttactttgtttttatttgagGGACTTATCCACTGCTCAttgtcttaaaaaaaatttctaattgACAATTTAGTCCTCATTCATCAATTAGAAAAAATAgacattttataaaattagttgttaacttaaaaaaataaattgattaacTAAATTGTAcacttaataaaaatataatacattaactgaaaatctttttttctttagtaataaatataatttctaattttaataataaaaaagatcaatcaaacatatttcactatttttctatttggaaataaaattcattttagCCGCCAATtgcattttcaaaaatctaagaatctgaaaatgaaaatgattttcagaaaatgaaaatagcaaataaaaatagaaaatatttcacAAACCAATCAGCTTCTTATTTTCCTTTAGAATACTTAGCATCACTTATCACTGTTCctgttgattttaaattttatcccTTTTTTTTCATAGCTAGCGGGAACATTATGAATTGCATGAAATGGACATTGTAAATTGAATGAAATGGACACGGAAAGTTATATCCAGCAGAATAAAGTCTACTTAGTAGTAATAATTGAGTTTGCCTGTCAACAAGTATTCTCTTGGTATTGCTGCAGTTGTTACTCTTTAGGTTATTCTTTTCTTGTTAATACCTAATATATTGGTTTTGAATAGATTTTGTGGTAGTTTGGTCAATGAACTTTAGCAAAAGTGTCAGGACAGTTGTCCTTTTGAGTTTCATTTATGGTTGCCTAGCTTTTTTCTTCCTGAAAGATTTGAGTAATGAGGCCATTATGTGATTTTGTTTTGCCTTCATTATTAGCATATTCTATTATCATGCATCTATTTGATGTTGGTTGAAATGAAGGATTCTTAGACACATGCAAATAAATAACACACCTAATCTCTGTAAAATTGAGTCTGAGTACTGCACTCTTGTTAGGTCTCCTGCTTGAAAGAAatagtatatttatatatatctgGCCACTATTTAGCATATGGATGATGGACTATTTGATCTTAATCAGCTTCTTAAGCAGAATAACTCGAGTATAGTTCATTAGTCTTTCTTTCATTGACGTTTATTGAAGTTTTAAATTCATGTTCAATATTATTTGCAGGGGATTGAGCTGACAAATCCACAGGCTCACGCACACCAACTTGGTAGTGGAACTCAGAGCACTTACTTCTCTGAAATCGGAGTCTTCTCGAAGATCAAGAGGACTTGAAACCTTGCACAATTACAAACTCTTGCTGTGTCTCTAAATTGTTGCTGCTACACCTAACTAGGAACTTGTTGATCCTGATGGATGTTATGTCCAACCCCAGTTGGGAGAGTTACCATAAATATGAGATGGAATTTGGCTAAATACGGGAACTTTGAATTTTTCTCCCATGCCTAAGGATGTTGCTTCAGTTTTGGGTTTGGAAGGTCATCACTAGAGTAGCATTAGGTCTCTGAAGTACATTATGGGAAGCGTCTTagttttgtaatatttttaatttgatgtaCATTTCCCCCCAAAATGATATTTGTTTATTACCTATAAAGATTTAGAATGctgataaaattatttatgaaaaaataaaactaatattgTATCTATAAAAGATGGGTTTGATTGACAAATATATTTAAACGTAAAACTTTAACGTTGAATTTTCAAATACTTCTTTTTTATCATCTATCAAGTAGCAGTGTAACTAAATCATTTGTTGCTGAAAATGATTATAGTTGAATTTGTCGTTGAAAATGAAGTTTATGTTCTTTgcaatttagaataaaattgcTCAGTTAAATTGTTGTTTCCATACTTTTTGTTtgtattattatgaattattctTGGTTTTTATTTGTGAAAGATATACAAATGTAGATATAAATGcaaatcaaaataaaggaaatgtTGGTTTAAGTTTATCCTATGAAGATACAGATGTCGAATTTCAGATCACCCCTGGATTTGATTAATGGTTAGTGATTGTGTTATAGTTGTGTTATAGTTTGTTCTctcttgttttttaaattaagaaaatattttatactaatgagTAGTTAATTATCTCTTTTTGTACTTTAATTATGTCTAAGAATTAATATttgattgttattgttattatgttTGTGAAGACATAtacttttgattttaattttatttttataattttatatttttatttagttataatTAAACAACTGAATGAATTAATAACTTATCAATTGAACCAATAATTCAGTCCTAGGACCGAGTTGTGTTATTTTCCATCCGCAGTTCCGCGCAAATACTGTCCACAGCCAGAGTCAAAATCAGTGTAGTCATCCACTTCCATTTCACGCCCACACTTTGCACCATCACTGCCCGCCTCCCGTCCATGGCAGAGAGCAGCAAGAAGCGTCGCCGAACCAACACCGACGACCTCCCTTTCAAGAACAAGCTTAAACCAGACTCCGCCATCCTCCAAACCCTGAAAGACTTCTCcacctctttctcctcctcttcctcttcctccaaaACCCTAACCCTCCAAGACCTCTCCCTCCCCTTCTCCTGCCGTGAAGTCTCCGATCTCAGCCTGTCTTCCGTTCAGTCCAACATCGAGTCCCTCGTCCTCCGCATCGCCCACTCCATCCTCTCCGGCAACGGCTTTGCCTTCGACGTCCCCTCCCGTGCCGCCACCAACCAGTTTTACGTCCCGGAGCTTGACCGAATTGTCCTCAAGGACAAGAGTTCACTTCGTCCTTTTGCGAATATCTCGACGGTTAGGAAGTCCGCAATAACTGCCCGCATATTGCAGCTGGTTCACCAGCTTTGCAATAAGGGGATTCATGTCACGAAGCGTGATCTGTTCTACACGGATGTTAAGTTGTTTCAGGATCAGATCCAGTCCGATATGGTTCTTGATGACGTGTCCTGTATGCTCGGATGCACACGGTCCAGCCTCAATGTGGTTGCAGCCGAGAAAGGTATTGCCTTAATAGATCAGTGTCTTAAATTGCAGTTGCGGTTGCTGTTCGTTGTAGAAATTTTGGTGGTTGCAATGTGGATACTCTCAATTATAAAGCGCAATTGACTATGTGAagtgtgtatttttatttatttggtaGGAGTCAACTTGTCAATCGTTGATAAAAATCTAAATTCGAAATGGTTGAGTAAATTTTCCAGTTGCAAGGCATGAAATTTTGTGTATGAAACTTGAAATAGAAACTGTTGCCACACGCTAATGTAATTGTGTAATTGAGAGTCACATGTCAATTGTGGTGGTTGTGATTGCAATGTTGCATCTGCATCTCGTTTTGTATGACTTGGGGAGTGTAAAGTTAGacgtttaaattttattgacgAAGTTTAACGTTGTTGTATGGACTTGGTGCAAGGGACTATATATTTGAAATTATCTTAAGAGTCTTAGTTTAAGATGTGGTGTTAGGCTTGCTCCTCGTTTAAAGGCATGTTCCATATTTTGGGCTCCTTCTGGCCACCTTAATTTCTAGATTTCATGCAGTATGTAAATTTATATCACTTTTTATACATTCAAACTCATTATGCTGGAATCTTGGTTGTTTATCATCTTGATTGATCCTTTGTGAGTAGTTAGGTAGTTACTCTGGCAATTTTAGTTGACTCTTCTAGTTAGTTACAAAATGCACCTGACTAAGTGATTGGTTGCTCCCATGTAATCAGATTAGTTCATGTGATTAGCTAGCGATTATTTACCTCTGGGTGATTTGATTATTAGGCTTAGATATAGATGCATGTGTGATTTACTACTGATGTTTGTATAAATGACTTGTTATATGCACATTTCATTGCCTAGTAAAATTTTTCCAATTATTTTCACTTGTTTCTTGTGATGTTTATCAACCATAGGTGTTGTTGTCGGGAGGCTGATCTTTAGTGACAATGGAGACATGATTGATTGCACGAAGATGGGTATGGGTGGGAAGGCCATTCCACCAAATATTGAT belongs to Arachis duranensis cultivar V14167 chromosome 8, aradu.V14167.gnm2.J7QH, whole genome shotgun sequence and includes:
- the LOC107463078 gene encoding DNA topoisomerase 6 subunit A, whose product is MAESSKKRRRTNTDDLPFKNKLKPDSAILQTLKDFSTSFSSSSSSSKTLTLQDLSLPFSCREVSDLSLSSVQSNIESLVLRIAHSILSGNGFAFDVPSRAATNQFYVPELDRIVLKDKSSLRPFANISTVRKSAITARILQLVHQLCNKGIHVTKRDLFYTDVKLFQDQIQSDMVLDDVSCMLGCTRSSLNVVAAEKGVVVGRLIFSDNGDMIDCTKMGMGGKAIPPNIDRVGDMQSDALFILLVEKDAAYMRLAEDRFYNRFPCIIVTAKGQPDVATRLFLKKMKMELKLPVLALVDSDPYGLKILSVYGCGSKNMSYDSANLTTPDIKWLGVRPSDLDKYKIPEQCRLPMTEQDIKTGKDMLEEDFVKKNPGWVEELTLMVKTKQKAEIQALSTFGFQYLSEVYLPLKLQQKDWL
- the LOC107463076 gene encoding U4/U6 small nuclear ribonucleoprotein Prp31 homolog; translation: MATLADSFLADLDELSDNEAEIPEDNEVDAGDMEEDIDGDLADLENLNYDDLDSVSKLQKTQRYIDIMQKVEEALQKGTDVSIQGVDLEDDPEYQLIVECNALSVDIENEIVIIHNFIRDKYRLKFPELESLVHHPIDYARVVKKIGNEMDLTLVDLEGLLPSAIIMVVSVTASTTTGKPLPEDVLSKTIEACDRALALDSAKKKVLDFVESRMGYIAPNLSTIVGSAVAAKLMGTAGGLVALAKMPACNVQLLGAKKKNLAGFSTATSQFRIGYIEQTEIFQTTPPPLRMRACRLLAAKSTLAARVDSIRGDPSGKTGRLFKDEIHKKIEKWQEPPPAKQPKPLPVPDSEPKKKRGGRRLRKMKERYAVTDMRKLANRMQFGVPEESSLGDGLGEGYGMLGQAGSGKLRVSVGPSKLAAKVAKRFKEKNYGSSGATSGLTSSLAFTPVQGIELTNPQAHAHQLGSGTQSTYFSEIGVFSKIKRT
- the LOC107463112 gene encoding DNA-directed RNA polymerases II and V subunit 8A; this encodes MSELLFDDVFKVENIDPDGKKYDKVSRIVAQSEKRDMHMLLDVNTEIYPMNKNERFLMALSPSLVLNTKDGPVPIQDKFEYIMHGRLYNITNDGSSEADLEVEVYASFGGLQMMLTGHASHCVKFAVDQKLFILIRKIES